One genomic window of Pseudomonas chlororaphis subsp. piscium includes the following:
- a CDS encoding SDR family NAD(P)-dependent oxidoreductase produces MSHTLNHDRTVIITGASSGIGLGLAQAYLARGYNVVGNARSAERLAAAAETLGHNERFLGVAGDIADPATATQLVERAVGRFGQVDVLVNNAGFFLPKPFIDYSPEELESLLETNLKGVVYASQAAARHMIERRQGHIINISASVALQPNLAVPAALPVLIKGGVNQMTRALALELSPFNIQVNAVAPGIIDTPMHDPAHRAFLDGLQPAGRLGRIEEIADAVLYLSGAGFTTGVVLPVDGGMSSGKW; encoded by the coding sequence ATGAGCCACACCCTGAACCACGACAGAACCGTCATCATCACCGGCGCCTCCAGCGGCATCGGCCTCGGCCTGGCCCAGGCCTACCTGGCCCGCGGCTACAACGTGGTGGGTAATGCCCGCTCGGCAGAACGGTTGGCCGCAGCCGCCGAAACCCTGGGCCACAACGAGCGTTTTCTCGGGGTCGCAGGCGACATCGCCGACCCGGCCACCGCCACCCAGTTGGTCGAACGCGCCGTCGGCCGTTTCGGCCAGGTCGATGTACTGGTCAACAACGCCGGCTTCTTCCTGCCCAAGCCATTTATCGACTACAGCCCCGAGGAGCTGGAAAGCCTGCTGGAGACCAACCTCAAGGGCGTGGTCTATGCCTCCCAGGCTGCGGCGCGGCACATGATCGAGCGGCGCCAGGGCCACATCATCAACATCAGCGCCAGCGTCGCGCTGCAACCGAACCTGGCGGTCCCGGCGGCCTTGCCGGTGCTGATCAAGGGCGGTGTGAACCAGATGACCCGCGCCCTGGCCCTGGAGCTGTCGCCGTTCAATATCCAGGTCAACGCGGTGGCCCCGGGGATCATCGACACGCCGATGCACGACCCGGCGCACCGCGCCTTCCTCGACGGCCTGCAACCGGCCGGGCGGCTGGGGCGCATCGAGGAAATCGCCGACGCGGTGCTCTACCTGTCCGGCGCCGGCTTCACCACCGGCGTGGTGCTGCCGGTGGACGGCGGCATGAGCAGCGGCAAATGGTGA
- a CDS encoding tautomerase family protein: MPFVNLRITRDGVTREQKAQVIREITETLQRVLNKAPELTHIVIEEVDLDNWGYAGMTTTEYRQRTAQ; encoded by the coding sequence ATGCCTTTCGTCAACCTGCGCATCACCCGTGACGGCGTGACCCGCGAACAGAAAGCCCAGGTGATCCGCGAGATCACCGAAACCCTGCAACGGGTGCTGAACAAGGCCCCGGAACTGACCCACATCGTCATCGAGGAAGTCGACCTCGACAACTGGGGCTATGCCGGCATGACCACCACCGAGTATCGCCAGCGAACGGCGCAATGA
- a CDS encoding glutathione S-transferase family protein: MSIELSAFRWVPPFARGYVRDLRVRWALEEAGLPYEVRLIDPEIQASDSYRRWQPFGQVPAYRDGRVEMFESGAIVLHIARQSEVLAPVDEAGRARVETWVLAALNSIEPSAQNFASLEVTYGAQAPGKEQESLDRRLEALGAWLGQREYLEQRFSAGDLMMTTVLRELVVCGALAHYPTLDAYRLRCEARPAFARALEGQLQPFREHPAG; the protein is encoded by the coding sequence ATGAGTATCGAGTTGAGTGCGTTTCGTTGGGTGCCGCCCTTTGCCCGGGGTTATGTGCGCGATCTGCGGGTGCGCTGGGCGCTGGAGGAGGCCGGGTTGCCTTATGAGGTCCGGTTGATTGACCCGGAAATCCAGGCCAGCGACAGCTACCGGCGCTGGCAGCCGTTCGGCCAGGTGCCGGCCTACCGCGACGGTCGGGTCGAGATGTTCGAGTCCGGGGCGATCGTGCTGCATATCGCCCGGCAGTCCGAGGTGCTGGCGCCGGTTGATGAGGCCGGACGGGCGCGGGTCGAGACTTGGGTGCTGGCGGCGCTGAACTCCATCGAGCCTTCCGCCCAGAACTTCGCCAGCCTCGAGGTGACGTACGGGGCTCAGGCACCGGGCAAGGAACAGGAGAGCCTCGACCGGCGCCTGGAGGCGCTCGGTGCCTGGCTGGGGCAACGGGAGTACCTCGAACAGCGTTTCAGCGCCGGCGACCTGATGATGACCACGGTACTGCGGGAGCTGGTGGTCTGCGGCGCCCTGGCGCATTACCCGACGCTGGACGCCTACCGCCTGCGCTGCGAGGCCCGCCCGGCATTTGCCAGGGCCCTGGAAGGGCAGTTGCAGCCGTTCCGCGAGCATCCCGCGGGCTGA
- a CDS encoding DUF1428 domain-containing protein, translated as MSYVDGCVLAVPTANLEAFKQHAQTAAKVFKGYGALSVVDCWGDDVPEGKLTSFPMAVKLKADETVVFSWIIWPSREIRDAGMQKAMEDPRLKPDACPMPFDGQRMIYGGFKMLVNA; from the coding sequence ATGTCTTATGTCGATGGTTGTGTACTGGCAGTACCCACCGCCAACCTTGAAGCCTTCAAGCAGCATGCGCAGACCGCGGCGAAGGTGTTCAAGGGTTATGGCGCCCTGAGCGTGGTCGATTGCTGGGGCGACGATGTGCCCGAGGGCAAGCTGACCTCGTTCCCCATGGCGGTCAAGCTCAAGGCGGACGAGACGGTGGTGTTCAGCTGGATCATCTGGCCGTCCCGCGAAATCCGCGACGCGGGCATGCAAAAAGCCATGGAAGACCCGCGCCTCAAGCCCGACGCCTGCCCGATGCCGTTCGACGGCCAGCGCATGATTTATGGCGGGTTCAAGATGCTGGTGAATGCGTGA
- a CDS encoding benzoate/H(+) symporter BenE family transporter, protein MRQLIKDFSLSALVAGFIATLISYAGPLVIIFQAAEAAGLPEEVLSSWVWAISIGSGVLGIVLSLRFKVPVVIAWSAPGSALLVALLPGIGLNEAVGAYLVASALILLIGLCGIFDKIIGRLPAAISAAMLAGILFSFGTGLFRSIQDKPLLVGAMFFTYLLCKRLSPRYAVLAVLLVGCAISLTMGDIDRSALVIGLATPHWISPAFSWNDVLNVALPLVVVALTGQFVPGIAVLRNDGYHTPASPILASSAFTSLLLAPFGCHGLNLAAITAAICTGREAHEDPGKRYVAGVMGGLFYLLLGIFGATLVSLFSAFPRALIAALAGLALFAAIGGALSSAMAVPRDREAALITFLVTASGMSLFGLSAAFWGLLFGLLAHGVLTLRRPQALPVTGEAPAQARN, encoded by the coding sequence ATGCGGCAGTTGATCAAGGACTTTTCGTTGTCGGCGCTGGTGGCCGGGTTTATCGCCACGCTGATTTCCTATGCCGGGCCGCTGGTGATCATCTTCCAGGCGGCCGAGGCCGCGGGCCTGCCCGAGGAAGTGTTGTCGTCCTGGGTCTGGGCGATTTCCATCGGCAGCGGGGTGCTGGGCATCGTCCTCAGCCTGCGCTTCAAGGTGCCGGTGGTCATCGCCTGGTCGGCGCCGGGCTCGGCGCTGCTGGTGGCGTTGCTGCCGGGCATTGGCCTCAATGAGGCGGTGGGTGCCTACCTGGTGGCCAGCGCGCTGATCCTGCTGATCGGCCTGTGCGGCATCTTCGACAAGATCATCGGCCGGCTGCCGGCGGCGATTTCCGCGGCGATGCTGGCGGGCATCCTGTTCAGTTTCGGTACCGGGCTGTTCCGCTCGATCCAGGACAAACCGCTGCTGGTCGGGGCGATGTTCTTCACCTACCTGCTGTGCAAGCGCCTGTCGCCGCGTTATGCGGTATTGGCCGTGCTGCTGGTGGGCTGCGCCATCTCCCTGACGATGGGCGATATCGACCGCTCGGCACTGGTGATCGGCCTGGCCACGCCGCACTGGATCAGCCCCGCGTTCAGCTGGAACGATGTGCTCAACGTCGCGCTGCCGCTGGTGGTGGTGGCCCTGACCGGGCAATTCGTGCCGGGCATCGCCGTGCTGCGCAACGACGGCTACCACACGCCGGCCAGCCCGATCCTCGCCAGCAGTGCCTTCACCAGCCTGCTGCTGGCGCCATTCGGTTGTCACGGGTTGAACCTGGCGGCGATCACCGCGGCCATCTGCACCGGCCGCGAAGCCCACGAAGACCCGGGCAAGCGGTATGTGGCCGGGGTCATGGGCGGGCTGTTCTACCTGCTGCTGGGGATCTTCGGCGCGACCCTGGTTTCGCTGTTCAGCGCCTTTCCCCGGGCACTGATCGCGGCCCTGGCTGGGCTTGCGCTGTTCGCTGCCATTGGCGGCGCCCTGAGCAGCGCCATGGCCGTACCGCGGGATCGCGAAGCGGCGCTGATCACTTTCCTGGTGACGGCCTCGGGCATGTCGCTGTTCGGTTTGTCGGCGGCTTTCTGGGGGCTGCTGTTTGGCCTGCTGGCCCATGGGGTGCTGACCTTGCGTCGCCCGCAAGCCTTACCCGTAACGGGGGAGGCACCGGCCCAGGCGCGTAATTGA
- a CDS encoding MFS transporter encodes MRNIDSNQLIDEARFNAFHWRVLFWCALIIIFDGYDLVIYGVVLPVLMQEWGLSPLQAGALGSYALFGMMFGALFFGSLSERIGCKKVIAICVVLFSGFTLLNGFTTTPTQFGICRFIAGLGIGGVMPNVVALMNEYAPKKIRSTLVAIMLSGYSVGGTLSAGLGILLLPNFGWQAVFYVAAIPLLLLPLILKFLPESLGFLLRQGREDEARQVLQRVEPGFVPQPGDSFVKANLKTAGAPVVQLFREGRALSTLMLWVVFFCCLLMVYALNSWLPKLMASAGYSLGSSLMFLLVLNLGAIFGAVGGGWIGDRLQLQKVLVAFFVVAAVSISLLGFKSPHGLLYALIAIAGATTIGTQILAFACVAQFYPVTIRSTGIGWASGIGRSGAIVGPLLGGALVSIELPLHYNFMAFAIPGAVAALAMCFVYQRPAKALPVNQASAPSL; translated from the coding sequence ATGCGAAACATAGACAGCAATCAATTGATCGACGAGGCACGCTTCAATGCCTTTCACTGGCGCGTGCTGTTCTGGTGCGCGCTGATCATCATCTTCGACGGCTACGACCTGGTGATCTACGGCGTGGTGCTGCCGGTGCTGATGCAGGAGTGGGGCCTGAGCCCGCTGCAGGCCGGGGCGCTGGGCAGCTATGCGCTGTTCGGCATGATGTTCGGCGCGCTGTTTTTCGGCTCGCTGTCGGAGCGTATCGGCTGCAAGAAAGTCATCGCCATCTGCGTGGTGCTGTTCAGCGGTTTCACCCTGCTCAACGGGTTCACCACCACGCCCACCCAGTTCGGCATCTGCCGTTTTATCGCCGGTCTCGGCATCGGCGGGGTGATGCCCAACGTGGTGGCGCTGATGAACGAATACGCGCCGAAGAAAATCCGCAGCACCCTGGTGGCGATCATGCTCAGCGGCTACTCGGTGGGCGGCACGCTGTCCGCCGGCCTGGGTATCCTGCTGCTGCCGAATTTCGGCTGGCAGGCGGTGTTTTATGTGGCGGCGATCCCGTTGTTGCTGCTGCCGCTGATTCTCAAGTTCCTGCCCGAATCCCTGGGCTTCCTGCTGCGCCAGGGCCGGGAAGACGAGGCGCGCCAGGTGCTGCAACGGGTCGAGCCGGGCTTCGTGCCGCAACCCGGCGACTCGTTCGTCAAGGCCAACCTCAAGACTGCCGGCGCGCCGGTGGTGCAGCTGTTCCGCGAAGGCCGTGCGCTGAGCACCTTGATGCTCTGGGTGGTGTTCTTCTGCTGCCTGCTGATGGTCTACGCGCTCAACTCCTGGCTGCCCAAGCTGATGGCCAGCGCCGGTTACAGCCTGGGCTCGAGTCTGATGTTCCTGCTGGTGCTGAACCTTGGCGCGATCTTCGGCGCCGTGGGCGGCGGCTGGATCGGCGATCGCCTGCAGCTGCAAAAGGTCCTGGTGGCGTTTTTTGTCGTGGCCGCGGTGTCCATCAGCCTGCTCGGCTTCAAGAGCCCGCACGGGCTGCTGTACGCCCTGATCGCGATTGCCGGGGCCACCACCATCGGTACGCAGATCCTGGCCTTCGCCTGTGTCGCCCAGTTCTATCCGGTGACGATCCGTTCCACCGGCATTGGCTGGGCCTCGGGTATCGGCCGCAGCGGGGCCATCGTCGGGCCGCTGCTGGGTGGTGCCTTGGTGAGCATCGAGCTGCCGCTGCACTATAACTTCATGGCCTTCGCCATTCCGGGGGCAGTGGCGGCGCTGGCGATGTGTTTCGTCTACCAGCGGCCGGCCAAGGCGCTGCCGGTCAATCAGGCCAGCGCGCCATCGCTGTAG
- a CDS encoding 1,6-dihydroxycyclohexa-2,4-diene-1-carboxylate dehydrogenase translates to MSRFEEKVALVTGAAQGIGRRVAERLAEEGARLVLVDRSELVFELQAELAPRFEVLALTADLERYAECSRVMAAAVERFGRLDVLVNNVGGTIWAKPFEHYEEQQIEAEVRRSLFPTLWCCHAALPYMLEQGSGAIVNVSSIATRSINRVPYGAAKGGVNALTACLAFETAGRGVRVNATAPGGTEAPPRRIPRNSAEQSAEEKVWYQQIVDQTLDSTLMKRYGTIDEQAAAILFLASDEASYITGMVMPVGGGDQG, encoded by the coding sequence ATGAGCAGATTCGAGGAAAAAGTCGCCCTGGTCACCGGGGCGGCACAGGGCATTGGCCGGCGGGTTGCCGAGCGCCTGGCCGAGGAGGGCGCGCGGCTGGTGCTGGTGGACCGCTCCGAGCTGGTGTTCGAGTTGCAGGCCGAGCTGGCCCCCAGGTTCGAGGTGCTGGCGCTGACCGCCGACCTTGAGCGGTACGCCGAATGCAGCCGGGTGATGGCCGCCGCCGTCGAGCGTTTCGGGCGCCTCGACGTGCTGGTCAACAACGTCGGCGGCACCATCTGGGCCAAGCCGTTCGAGCACTATGAAGAACAGCAGATCGAAGCCGAAGTGCGCCGTTCGCTGTTCCCCACCTTGTGGTGCTGCCACGCGGCGCTGCCCTACATGCTGGAGCAGGGCAGCGGCGCCATCGTCAACGTGTCGTCCATCGCCACCCGCAGCATCAACCGCGTGCCCTATGGCGCGGCCAAGGGCGGGGTGAATGCCCTGACCGCCTGCCTGGCGTTCGAGACCGCCGGGCGCGGGGTGCGGGTCAACGCGACCGCCCCTGGCGGCACCGAAGCGCCGCCACGGCGCATTCCGCGCAACAGCGCCGAGCAGAGCGCCGAGGAAAAGGTCTGGTACCAGCAGATCGTCGACCAGACCCTCGACAGCACCCTGATGAAACGCTACGGCACCATCGACGAGCAGGCCGCGGCGATCCTGTTCCTGGCCTCCGACGAGGCGTCCTACATCACCGGCATGGTCATGCCGGTAGGCGGGGGCGACCAGGGCTGA
- the benC gene encoding benzoate 1,2-dioxygenase electron transfer component BenC yields MTHQIALNFEDGVTRFVAANAGETLADAAYRQGINIPLDCRDGACGTCKCFAEAGRYDLGEEYIDDALTADEAEQGFVLTCQMRALSDCVVRVPASSQVCRTAQATFDATISAVRQLSDSTIALSIKGEALSKLAFLPGQYVNLGVPGSEQTRAYSFSSLQRDGEVSFLIRNVPGGLMSSFLTGLAKAGDHMSLAGPLGSFYLRDIRRPLLLLAGGTGLAPFTAMLEKIAEQGSEHPLHLIYGVTNDFDLVEMDRLEAFAARIPNFSFSACVANPESRHPLKGYVTQHIEPKHLNDGDVDVYLCGPPPMVEAVSQFIREQGIAPANFYYEKFAASAA; encoded by the coding sequence ATGACTCATCAAATCGCACTCAATTTCGAAGACGGGGTGACCCGCTTCGTCGCCGCCAATGCCGGCGAAACCCTGGCCGATGCCGCCTACCGCCAGGGCATCAACATCCCCCTGGACTGCCGCGACGGCGCCTGCGGCACCTGCAAGTGTTTTGCCGAAGCCGGGCGTTACGACCTGGGCGAGGAATACATTGACGATGCGCTGACCGCGGATGAAGCCGAGCAGGGCTTCGTGCTGACCTGCCAGATGCGCGCCTTGAGCGACTGCGTGGTGCGGGTGCCGGCTTCGTCACAAGTCTGCCGCACCGCCCAGGCCACCTTCGATGCCACCATCAGCGCGGTGCGCCAGCTGTCCGACAGCACCATAGCGCTGTCGATCAAGGGAGAGGCCCTGAGCAAGCTGGCGTTTCTGCCGGGGCAGTACGTCAACCTCGGCGTGCCCGGCAGCGAACAGACCCGCGCCTATTCCTTCAGCTCGCTGCAGCGCGACGGCGAGGTCAGCTTCCTGATCCGCAACGTGCCGGGCGGCTTGATGAGCAGCTTCCTCACCGGCCTGGCGAAAGCCGGCGATCACATGAGCCTGGCCGGGCCCCTAGGCAGCTTCTACCTGCGGGATATTCGCCGGCCGCTGTTGCTGCTGGCTGGCGGCACCGGGCTGGCGCCGTTCACCGCGATGCTGGAGAAAATCGCCGAGCAGGGCAGCGAGCATCCGTTGCACCTGATCTATGGGGTGACCAACGACTTCGACCTGGTGGAAATGGATCGCCTGGAAGCCTTCGCCGCGCGCATTCCCAACTTCAGCTTCAGCGCTTGCGTGGCCAACCCCGAGAGCCGCCACCCGCTCAAGGGCTACGTGACCCAGCATATCGAACCCAAGCACCTGAACGATGGCGATGTGGACGTGTACCTGTGCGGCCCGCCGCCGATGGTCGAGGCGGTGAGCCAGTTCATCCGTGAGCAGGGCATCGCCCCGGCCAATTTCTACTACGAAAAATTCGCCGCCAGCGCGGCCTGA
- the benB gene encoding benzoate 1,2-dioxygenase small subunit, whose product MSISHDTVRDFLYREARYLDDKDWDSWLELYAADATFWMPSWDDNDELTEDPQREISLIWYGSRCGLEDRVFRIKTERSSASIPDTRTSHNLSNIEVLEQADGLCKVRFNWHTLSFRYKTVDSYFGTSFYTLDVRGENPLILAKKVILKNDYVRQVVDVYHL is encoded by the coding sequence ATGAGCATTTCCCATGACACCGTGCGCGACTTTCTCTACCGCGAAGCGCGCTACCTGGACGACAAGGACTGGGACAGCTGGCTGGAGCTCTACGCCGCCGACGCGACCTTCTGGATGCCGTCCTGGGACGACAACGACGAGCTCACCGAAGACCCGCAGCGGGAAATCTCGCTGATCTGGTACGGCAGCCGCTGCGGCCTGGAAGACCGGGTGTTCCGGATCAAGACCGAGCGCTCCAGCGCGAGCATTCCCGACACCCGCACCTCGCACAACCTGAGCAACATCGAGGTGCTGGAGCAGGCCGACGGCCTGTGCAAGGTGCGCTTCAACTGGCACACCCTGAGCTTTCGCTACAAGACCGTCGACAGCTACTTCGGCACCAGCTTCTACACCCTCGACGTGCGGGGCGAGAACCCGCTGATCCTGGCCAAGAAAGTCATCCTGAAGAACGATTACGTTCGTCAGGTCGTCGATGTCTACCACCTCTGA
- the benA gene encoding benzoate 1,2-dioxygenase large subunit, which translates to MTLRPEYLHSLLEEDRDRGVYRCKREMFTDPRLFDLEMQHIFEGNWLYLAHESQIPNTNDYYTTTMGRQSVFIARNKDGELNAFLNACSHRGAMLCRHKTGNKSSYTCPFHGWTFNNSGKLLKVKDPAAAGYPSSFNCEGSHDLTKVARFESYRGFLFGSLNPDVLPLVEHLGESAKIIDMIVDQSADGLEVLRGSSSYIYEGNWKLTAENGADGYHVSSVHWNYAATQSQRKQREAGEEIKTMSAGSWAKQGGGFYSFDKGHMLLWTRWSNPEDRPLYERRDELARDFGQARADWMIENSRNLCLYPNVYLMDQFSSQIRIARPISVDRTEITIYCIAPKGESDEARAMRIRQYEDFFNVSGMATPDDLEEFRSCQMGYQGSGNAWNDMSRGAEHWVEGADDAAKEIDLQPILSGVRTEDEGLFVMQHRYWQQTMLEALAAQAARTIAVEAV; encoded by the coding sequence ATGACCCTGCGACCCGAATACCTTCACTCACTGCTTGAAGAAGACCGTGACCGGGGCGTCTACCGCTGCAAGCGGGAGATGTTCACCGACCCTCGGTTGTTCGACCTGGAAATGCAGCACATCTTCGAGGGGAACTGGCTGTACCTAGCCCACGAGAGCCAGATCCCCAACACCAACGACTACTACACCACCACCATGGGCCGGCAGTCGGTCTTCATCGCGCGCAACAAGGACGGTGAACTCAACGCCTTCCTCAACGCCTGCAGCCATCGTGGCGCCATGCTCTGCCGGCACAAGACTGGCAACAAGTCGTCCTACACCTGCCCGTTCCACGGCTGGACCTTCAACAACTCCGGCAAGCTGCTCAAGGTCAAGGACCCGGCCGCCGCGGGTTATCCGTCGAGCTTCAATTGCGAAGGCTCCCATGACCTGACCAAGGTCGCGCGCTTCGAGTCCTATCGCGGCTTCCTGTTCGGCAGCCTCAACCCCGACGTGCTGCCCCTGGTGGAGCACCTGGGTGAGTCGGCGAAGATCATCGACATGATCGTCGACCAGTCCGCCGACGGCCTGGAAGTGCTGCGCGGTTCCTCGAGCTACATCTACGAAGGCAACTGGAAACTCACCGCGGAAAACGGCGCCGACGGCTACCACGTCAGCTCGGTGCACTGGAACTACGCCGCCACCCAGAGCCAGCGCAAGCAGCGCGAAGCCGGCGAAGAAATCAAGACCATGAGCGCCGGCAGCTGGGCCAAGCAGGGCGGTGGTTTCTACTCCTTCGACAAGGGTCACATGTTGCTCTGGACCCGCTGGTCCAACCCCGAGGACCGTCCGCTCTACGAGCGTCGCGACGAGCTGGCCCGTGACTTCGGCCAAGCCCGCGCCGACTGGATGATCGAGAACTCGCGCAACCTGTGCCTGTACCCCAACGTCTACCTGATGGACCAGTTCAGCTCGCAGATCCGCATCGCCCGGCCGATCTCGGTGGACCGTACCGAGATCACCATCTACTGCATCGCGCCCAAGGGCGAAAGCGACGAAGCCCGGGCCATGCGCATCCGCCAGTACGAGGACTTCTTCAACGTCAGCGGCATGGCCACCCCGGACGACCTGGAGGAATTCCGTTCCTGCCAGATGGGCTACCAGGGCAGCGGCAATGCCTGGAACGACATGTCCCGCGGCGCCGAACACTGGGTCGAGGGCGCGGACGACGCGGCCAAAGAAATCGACCTGCAACCGATCCTCAGCGGCGTGCGCACCGAAGACGAAGGCCTGTTTGTGATGCAGCACAGGTACTGGCAGCAAACCATGCTCGAGGCGCTTGCCGCCCAAGCCGCGCGAACCATTGCCGTGGAGGCTGTGTGA